ATGGTGATGGTGTCAAAAAAATAGAGATGCATTTTCTTCCTCCTGTTTATACAACATGTGAATCTTGTGATGGAAAGAGATTTAATCCTGAAACTCTTGAAATTAAATATAAATGAAAGACTATTGCAGACATACTTGAGATGACTGTAGAGGAAGCGTTTGATTTTTTTCACGCTCATCCAAGAATAGTGAAGATACTGTGAGTCTTGAATCAAGTTGGACTTGGTTATATTGGACTTGGACAATCGTCAACAACCCTTTCAGGTTGAGAAGCTCAAAGAATTAAGCTTGCCAGTGAGTTATCAAAACGATCTACCTCTAAGACTATTTATATATTAGATGAACCTACAACGGGACTACATTTTCAAGATATACAAAAACTTCTTAAAATTTTAGAGTCTTTAGTAGACAAATGAAACACTGTTATTGTCATCGAACATAATATGAATGTTATTATTAATGCTGATTATATCATTGATATTGGACCAAATGGATGAGATAGTGGTGGACAATTAGTTGGGATGTGAAGTGTACAAGAAATCAAGAATAATCCTGAAAGTTTTACAGGTCAGGCAATCAAAAAATATGAGCAACATTTTAAAAAATGATAATGGATATTTTACAAAAAAACGTAGACATAACAGAATTATCAAATTATAAAACTCCAGCTATTACTGAATATTTTTTTGAAATTAATTCTGAAGAAGATATAGACAATATCTTTAATATTTATAAGTGGGCATCAAAAAAAGATATTCCAGTCTTAATAGTGAGTTGAGGTACTAATATGTTGTTTGCTTTTGATATATATCCATGAGTTATAATCAAAAATAATCTCTCTTGATGGACATATAATACAGAAACTAAAATACTAGAAACTTATTCTCAAGAGCTTATTTGGACAATAGCATTTGAGCTAGAGGATAGGTATAATCAAGACTTGTGGCATAGATTTATAGGACTTCCCTGAACGGTATGATGAGCAATATATTGAAATGCTTGATGTTTTTGACTTGAGACTGAAAATAATTTTTTAGATTGTAGACTTATAAATCTAAAAACTTGAGAAAAGTTGATACTTCAAAAAGAAGAAATGAACTTTGAGTATAGAGATTCTCTCTTAAAGCAGGAGAAGATATATTTTATAATAGATGCGAGATTTGATCTCTCACAAAAAATTGAAAAATATCATAGTGATGTCGATAATATAGATTTTAGAGACAATAAACAACCAAAATGAAATAGCTGTTGAAGTTTTTTCAAAAATCCTAATAAAGAAATTTCAGCTGGAGCATTGATCGAAAAAGTTTGATTGAAATGATATGCAATTTGAGGTGCATATTACTCTCAACAACATGCAAATTTTCTTATGCATGATGGACATGGTACATATAAAGATTTGATTCAACTTATTGAACTTGCACAAAAAAGAGTTTTCGAATCAACAGGGATCCAGTTAGTAAATGAAGTACAAATAATAACAATATAGACATATGACAATAATGCGACTACAAAAATACATGAGTCAGGCTTGAATCTGTTCTCGTAGAAAAGCTGAAGAATACATAAAATTGGGACAAGTATTTATAAATGATAAAGTTGCAGAGCTATGACAATCCATAGATTCAGAAACAGATTCAGTTCGTTTGTGATCCCAGGCTCAAATGAAACAACAGGAGTTTGTCTATTATGTATACAATAAACCTAGAGGCATAGAAACTACCTGTGCTCAAAAATGAGGGAGTTCAATCATAGATGTAATAGACATACCTGAAAGAGTTTTTCCAGTTTGAAGACTTGATAAAGAATCTACAGGACTTATTGTTCTGAGTAATGATGGAAGAATGACAAACTATTTGACACATCCTCGTTATTGACACGAAAAAGAATATGTCGTAGAGACTTTTGGTTCCCTTGGAGATGAGCAATTAGAATCTATGAGACATTGAGTAGACATCGAATGATATGTTACGAAAGATTGTCATGTTGAACGTATAGCAGCCTGAAAATTTTCAATTGTTCTGACAGAGTGAAAAAATAGACAAATCAGAAGAATGGTAGAATCAGTTGGAAGTAAGGTAAAAAAACTAAAAAGAATTAGAGTTGAAAACCTCAAGCTTTGAACACTCGTTGAATGAGAGTATAGAAAATTTAAAAATTCTGAAAAAGATCAACTTTTTAAAAAATTGTGAATTAAATAAATTTAGAGAGTATTTTTTAATATTTTGATTTCATTTCTAATATTTTTTATAATACTCTGAAAATAAAATTGCATTTCTTCTTGATGTAAGAACGATTTTTTTGAAAAAGATTTTATCTTATTATTTTCATTTTGGATTTTTATCAGTGAAGATACAAGAGTGATATCCGAATTAGTGAGATCATTTTTGTTGACTAAAGGTGCAGACAGTTTTTCTATCATTGAATCGAGAATTTTAGCTATTCTATTAGCTACTAAAGAATATTTTTTTTGTTTTTGAGTAACGATAATTTGTTGTTCAATTTGTTCCTGTTCAATATATCATTTCAAGCGGGTATTCAGGACTCTAATATCGGAAACAATGGTATTCATTATTTTATTCGATTCTTCTTCACTATATTCTCAGTTTTTTATTTCATAGAGTTGAGAAATCATTAAAAATAGTTTTTCATTAGCTCGTATCATAACTTCACTTTCTTGTGTTTGTACTTGGTTATAGAGCTTGTTTATGTTTGTTTTGTACTTCGATACATAACTTTGGAGTAATTGAGCTTCGGAATGAGTGCTTGAAGAAATTGTAAACTGATTATTTTCTTTTTTGCTTATTTCTGCAGCATTTAAACTATCTGAACTTGCTCATGTTAAAAATACAGTTAGTATAATGATAAGAGATACTTGCTTCATGTTTTTTAGCGTGAGTTAATTGATTGTATTATATTGCAGTGAGCAAATTAAGCAATCAGATTTATTAATAATTATCATTTTGAAATGTTCATAGTACTTGATTTAGAAACAACTGGTTTATTGGCAAAAGAAGATGAAATTATAGAGATTGCTTGTGTGAAGATTGATAGAAAAACATTTTTAGAAGTTGACAGATTTTCGAGTTTTGTGAAGTCTAAAAAAGAAATTCCTGAGTTCATCTCACAAATAACAAATATCTTTAGTGAAGATATTAGTAATGCTCCGGAATTTAAAGA
This sequence is a window from Candidatus Gracilibacteria bacterium. Protein-coding genes within it:
- the murB gene encoding UDP-N-acetylmuramate dehydrogenase yields the protein MDILQKNVDITELSNYKTPAITEYFFEINSEEDIDNIFNIYKWASKKDIPVLIVSGGTNMLFAFDIYPGVIIKNNLSGWTYNTETKILETYSQELIWTIAFELEDRYNQDLWHRFIGLPGTVGGAIYGNAGCFGLETENNFLDCRLINLKTGEKLILQKEEMNFEYRDSLLKQEKIYFIIDARFDLSQKIEKYHSDVDNIDFRDNKQPKGNSCGSFFKNPNKEISAGALIEKVGLKGYAIGGAYYSQQHANFLMHDGHGTYKDLIQLIELAQKRVFESTGIQLVNEVQIITI
- a CDS encoding rRNA pseudouridine synthase, with the protein product MTIMRLQKYMSQAGICSRRKAEEYIKLGQVFINDKVAELGQSIDSETDSVRLGSQAQMKQQEFVYYVYNKPRGIETTCAQKGGSSIIDVIDIPERVFPVGRLDKESTGLIVLSNDGRMTNYLTHPRYGHEKEYVVETFGSLGDEQLESMRHGVDIEGYVTKDCHVERIAAGKFSIVLTEGKNRQIRRMVESVGSKVKKLKRIRVENLKLGTLVEGEYRKFKNSEKDQLFKKLGIK